A genomic segment from Lutibacter sp. A80 encodes:
- a CDS encoding GbsR/MarR family transcriptional regulator, translating into MKEKEDLLKEKMALVEELGVHFECNDNLSPLASRIIVYLILNGAQGATFEELVDALKASKSSISTNLHLLQSMDRISYFTKCGDRKRYFKLSSNYIMTRMTERISLWENEKNNHLKIYNYKEKMLKLNNEYKEDHVSLQFNKQHMVFISKMITNLKELKQNLLTIINNEENEKHI; encoded by the coding sequence ATGAAAGAGAAAGAAGACTTATTAAAAGAAAAAATGGCTTTAGTAGAAGAGCTTGGTGTTCATTTTGAGTGTAATGATAATTTATCGCCTTTAGCATCTAGAATAATTGTCTATTTAATTTTAAATGGTGCTCAAGGAGCAACTTTTGAAGAATTAGTTGATGCGTTAAAGGCTAGTAAAAGTTCAATTTCTACAAATTTACATTTGCTGCAATCTATGGATAGGATATCATATTTTACAAAATGTGGAGATAGAAAACGCTACTTTAAATTGTCTTCAAACTATATAATGACTAGGATGACGGAAAGAATTTCTTTATGGGAAAACGAAAAAAATAATCATCTTAAAATATATAATTATAAGGAAAAAATGTTAAAACTTAATAATGAATATAAAGAGGATCATGTGAGCTTACAATTCAATAAACAGCATATGGTCTTTATAAGTAAAATGATAACTAATTTAAAAGAATTAAAACAAAATCTATTAACAATTATAAATAATGAAGAAAATGAAAAACATATTTAA
- a CDS encoding efflux RND transporter periplasmic adaptor subunit, translating into MKNIFKYTITALSVVFFMSCKENKPKQQVRGPIPFAVKKVTISDAVVDKEYSVNLEGQQNVEIRPKVSGFIQKIYVDEGQPVKKGQLLFKLETQSLSQDAAAAKARINVTQVEVDRLIPLVDRNIISKVQLETAKANLEQAKSTYSSIVANINYANITSPVNGVIGSLPYKEGSLVSSAIVEPLTTVSDTKMVRTYFSMNEKQLLDFSRTFPGQTMQEKIDKTPEVSLVLVDNSIYEHKGKIETISGLINQRTGSTECRAVFPNPNGVLRSGGSGTIKIPFVEKNIVLIPQIAVFEVQGKYHVFVVGENNKVNSRIVNVKGTSELNYIISSGLNEGELVVVEGVSKLGEGQEISPKNS; encoded by the coding sequence ATGAAAAACATATTTAAATATACCATTACAGCTTTGTCAGTTGTTTTTTTTATGAGTTGTAAAGAGAATAAACCAAAGCAACAAGTTAGAGGTCCAATACCTTTTGCTGTAAAAAAAGTAACAATAAGTGATGCTGTAGTAGATAAGGAATATTCAGTTAATTTAGAAGGGCAACAAAACGTAGAAATTAGACCAAAAGTAAGTGGGTTTATTCAAAAAATATATGTAGATGAAGGTCAGCCTGTTAAAAAAGGTCAGCTTTTATTTAAATTAGAAACACAATCGTTAAGTCAAGATGCTGCTGCAGCAAAAGCTAGAATTAATGTAACTCAAGTAGAGGTTGATCGTTTAATTCCATTAGTTGATAGAAACATTATTAGTAAAGTTCAATTAGAAACAGCTAAAGCTAATTTGGAACAGGCTAAAAGTACTTATAGTAGTATTGTTGCTAATATTAATTATGCAAATATTACAAGTCCTGTTAATGGAGTAATAGGGAGTCTACCATATAAAGAAGGAAGTTTGGTAAGTAGTGCAATTGTAGAACCTTTAACAACGGTGTCTGATACAAAAATGGTTAGAACTTATTTTTCAATGAATGAAAAACAACTTTTAGATTTTAGCAGAACATTTCCAGGTCAAACGATGCAAGAAAAAATAGATAAAACACCAGAGGTTTCTCTTGTTTTAGTAGATAATTCAATATACGAGCATAAAGGAAAAATAGAAACTATTAGTGGTTTAATTAACCAAAGAACTGGAAGTACAGAGTGTAGAGCAGTTTTTCCAAATCCTAATGGTGTTTTAAGAAGTGGAGGTAGTGGAACTATTAAAATTCCATTTGTAGAAAAAAATATTGTTTTAATACCACAAATTGCGGTTTTTGAAGTGCAAGGTAAGTATCATGTGTTTGTAGTTGGAGAAAATAATAAGGTTAATTCTAGAATTGTAAATGTTAAGGGAACTTCGGAATTAAATTATATAATTTCTAGTGGTTTAAATGAAGGAGAATTGGTGGTTGTTGAAGGTGTTTCAAAATTAGGTGAAGGACAAGAAATTTCTCCAAAAAATAGTTAA